A DNA window from Gemmatimonadaceae bacterium contains the following coding sequences:
- a CDS encoding SDR family oxidoreductase, whose product MTDTSSAKVTKTSKTIVITGASAGIGAGLARRLAADGHRLALAARRREPLEVVARDAEQSGAARAVAIETDVTKRSDVERLRDRAIAEFGGFDVWINNAGRGITRQVIDLTDDDVDEMIAVNVKSALYGMQTAVRHFIARGAGQVINVSSFLGRVPMATHRSAYNAAKAALNALTANLRMDLQKQYPNIHITTIMPGMVGTEFGRNALGSLPETPIYAGPQVQSVEQVADIIASAIEHPVPEVYTNPASAGMAQKYFADVAAFEAQGVSWGSGR is encoded by the coding sequence ATGACCGACACCTCGAGCGCAAAAGTCACTAAAACGAGCAAGACGATCGTCATCACCGGTGCGAGTGCGGGCATCGGCGCCGGCCTCGCACGGCGTCTTGCAGCCGATGGACACCGCCTCGCGCTCGCCGCGCGACGGCGCGAACCGCTCGAAGTCGTGGCGAGAGATGCCGAGCAGTCGGGTGCGGCGCGCGCCGTCGCGATCGAGACGGATGTGACCAAACGAAGCGACGTCGAACGCTTGCGTGACCGTGCCATTGCCGAATTCGGCGGCTTCGACGTGTGGATCAACAACGCCGGACGCGGCATCACGCGGCAAGTGATCGATCTGACCGACGACGACGTCGACGAGATGATCGCCGTCAACGTGAAGTCGGCGTTGTACGGAATGCAGACGGCCGTGCGTCACTTCATCGCGCGCGGTGCCGGACAGGTCATCAACGTCTCATCATTTCTCGGCCGAGTGCCGATGGCGACGCATCGCTCGGCGTACAACGCGGCGAAGGCGGCGCTCAATGCGTTGACGGCGAATCTGCGCATGGATTTACAGAAGCAGTATCCAAACATTCATATCACGACCATCATGCCCGGCATGGTCGGCACGGAGTTCGGAAGAAACGCACTCGGCTCGCTGCCGGAGACGCCGATCTACGCCGGGCCGCAGGTGCAATCGGTCGAGCAGGTGGCGGACATCATCGCGAGCGCGATCGAGCATCCCGTGCCCGAGGTGTACACCAATCCCGCGTCGGCGGGCATGGCGCAGAAGTATTTCGCCGACGTCGCGGCGTTCGAGGCGCAGGGCGTTTCGTGGGGGAGTGGGCGATGA
- a CDS encoding transporter, with product MTLAHGARLATRSFTSFTLMVIVASAAAGQEPKDPHAVQPERPTVATHAGTVAPGWLEIEAGVEHDHFSPANNTTFTPTTIKIGLASHVQLSILGSVVHTIAGSGIGDVTVGAKWRLVDDAPILGDFAVLPAVKFAAGSSDRGTGTGTTDASLLFISSHDFGGVAMDINAGYTRRSGNGTNAPTSASLWTASFGGPFGGPWGWALECYGFPGTGGPAGAAPIVALLGGPTFLAKSWLAFDAGVIVPVTGPQAHALYAGGVYNVGRLWSTRH from the coding sequence ATGACGCTCGCGCATGGCGCCCGATTGGCAACGCGCTCGTTCACCTCGTTCACGCTGATGGTGATCGTCGCGAGTGCTGCTGCCGGCCAGGAGCCGAAAGACCCGCATGCCGTGCAGCCCGAGCGTCCAACCGTGGCCACGCACGCCGGGACGGTGGCGCCCGGTTGGTTGGAGATCGAGGCCGGGGTCGAGCACGACCATTTCTCGCCGGCGAATAACACGACGTTCACGCCGACGACGATCAAGATTGGTCTCGCGAGTCACGTGCAGCTCAGCATCCTCGGTTCGGTCGTGCACACCATCGCGGGATCGGGCATCGGCGACGTCACCGTCGGAGCAAAGTGGCGTCTCGTCGACGACGCGCCGATCCTCGGTGATTTCGCGGTGCTGCCGGCGGTGAAGTTTGCCGCCGGCTCGTCGGATCGTGGCACTGGAACGGGAACGACTGACGCGTCTTTGCTGTTCATCTCGAGTCACGATTTCGGCGGCGTCGCGATGGACATCAACGCCGGGTACACTCGCCGCAGCGGCAACGGCACGAACGCACCGACCAGTGCCTCACTGTGGACGGCGTCGTTCGGCGGACCCTTCGGCGGACCGTGGGGATGGGCGCTCGAATGCTATGGGTTTCCCGGCACCGGCGGGCCTGCCGGTGCTGCGCCGATCGTCGCCTTGCTTGGCGGACCAACGTTTCTCGCGAAGTCGTGGCTCGCGTTCGATGCGGGCGTGATCGTGCCCGTGACGGGGCCGCAGGCGCATGCGCTTTACGCGGGCGGCGTCTACAACGTTGGGAGACTCTGGTCGACGCGTCACTGA